The following proteins are co-located in the Apium graveolens cultivar Ventura chromosome 5, ASM990537v1, whole genome shotgun sequence genome:
- the LOC141660314 gene encoding uncharacterized protein LOC141660314: MMLEFGDPDLECLKFSQDDPLVVTPIIGNCHVMRVLVDNGASVDILFHDTFIRMGYNDSQLTSSNAPIYRFNHMECKVEGAIQLPVTIREESKEATQMLNFQAVKATSTYNAIMDRTGIYDFKAVPSTYHMVLKFPTRNGVGEARGDQKMARSCYVAALRPDGTGGRSSPEKTWMSEKMTNCEGSQSRTWSQFL, encoded by the coding sequence ATGATGCTTGAATTTGGTGACCCAGACCTTGAATGTTTGAAATTTTCTCAGGATGATCCTCTGGTTGTCACTCCGATAATTGGAAATTGTCATGTTATGAGGGTCCTGGTGGACAATGGAGCTTCCGTGGACATTCTGTTCCATGACACATTCATAAGGATGGGCtacaatgattctcaactaactTCGTCCAACGCACCCATCTATAGGTTTAACCATATGGAATGCAAAGTCGAAGGAGCAATACAACTTCCCGTAACTATCAGGGAAGAATCCAAGGAGGCCACGCAGATGTTGAACTTTCAGGCTGTCAAGGCAACCTctacttacaatgctatcatggaTAGAACAGGAATCTATGATTTTAAGGCTGTGCCCTCAACCTACCACATGGTACTGAAGTTCCCAACTAGAAATGGTGTTGGAGAAGCAAGGGGAGATCAGAAGATGGCCCGCAGTTGCTATGTTGCAGCACTTAGGCCAGATGGAACAGGGGGCAGGTCCTCCCCAGAGAAAacatggatgtccgagaaaatgacgaacTGCGAGGGAAGCCAGTCGAGGACTTGGTCCCAATTCCTTTAG